The nucleotide window CGACTATGATTCGTTATCGCTCTATATTAAACGTGCTGATTGTCCTAGTAGCAGTCTTGGTCGTCAGTTGTGGCGGTCCTGCGGCTAAAGCACCTACCTACAGCACTCAACAAATCCAACAATTTCAACAATACAGTTCTAGAATCGCAGGTTTTGGCGATCGCCTATCAGAATTACAAACTTTAGTCGATGGCAAAAAATGGAATGATGTCAGAAGCTTTATCCACGGTCCTCTAGGCGATCTTCGCTTACAAATGGTGAATTTGTCCAGAGAACTATTTCCTGACGCTAAAGCCAAGGCTCTGGCTCAATCCAAGGATGTTTTCAATCACTTAGTCAAAATCGATGAAGCGGCTCAATCTGGTAATTATGAGCTAGCTAGCCGCAACGTATCGGAAGTAGTTGAGGATATTAAAGCTTTTCTACAACTGGTTCCCCAAGGATA belongs to Merismopedia glauca CCAP 1448/3 and includes:
- the psbQ gene encoding photosystem II protein PsbQ; translated protein: MIRYRSILNVLIVLVAVLVVSCGGPAAKAPTYSTQQIQQFQQYSSRIAGFGDRLSELQTLVDGKKWNDVRSFIHGPLGDLRLQMVNLSRELFPDAKAKALAQSKDVFNHLVKIDEAAQSGNYELASRNVSEVVEDIKAFLQLVPQG